GATGGGGCTGGTGCTGCTGCTCGGGCTCTATGGCGGCTGGATCCTGGCCCGGCGATCGCTCGCCCGGGTGGATGCCATGGCCCAGGCCGCGCGCCGGATCATGGCCGGCGACATGGAAAAGCGGCTGCCGGTGGCCGGCAGCGGCGATGAATACGACCGTCTGGCGGATGCGGTGAATGCGATGCTCGACGAAATCGCCCGACTGATGACCGCAAGCCGGCTCGCCTCGGACGCCATGGCCCATGATCTGCGCGGGCCGCTGGCCCGGGCCCGGGTCTCGGCGGAAGAGGCGGCGGCGGCGGTGGCGCGCGGCGAGGGGGCTGCGGCCCGCGCCGGGCTCGACGAGGCGGTGGCGGAAATCGACCGGGTGATCCAGACCTTCGAGGCGCTGACCACCATCGCCCGCGCCGAAAGCGGCGCCGGCCGCACTGCCTGGGCGCCGGTAGACATCTCGGCGCTGGTCGCGGAACTGGCCGAGATCTACGAATTGCCCTTCGAGGACGAGGGCCGGCCGGTCACCAGCCTTCTCACGCCCGACATCACCCGACCGGGCGACCGGGCGCTGCTGCAGCGGGCGGTGGCCAATCTGCTGGAGAACAGCCTGAAACACGGCGCCGGGCCGGTGGCGATCCGCCTCGCCGCCGAGGCGAACGGGGACTGGATCGTGATCAGGGTGGAGGATCGCGGAGCGGGGGTTCCGGCGGCGGAACGCGCGCGGGTGGTGGAGCGCTATGCCCGGCTGGATCCGGCGCGCAGCCGGCCCGGAAGCGGCCTGGGGCTTGCGCTTGCCGATGCCGTGGCCCGGCTGCATGGCGGGCGGCTGGTGCTGTCCGACACGGCACCCGGCGAGCCCATGCCCGGGCTCGCCGTGGAGTTGAGGCTGCCGCGCGAGGGGGCGGCGCCCCGGGCGCTGGATCACACGCCCGAAGCGCCCCTCTCTGCACCGCCCCGGCCCGGGCCCAGCGCATAAAGGGCGACGGCGGTCGCCGTGGCGACGTTCAGGCTTTCCACCTGATCGGAGATCGGCAGGCGCAGCAGCAGGTCGCAGGTCTCGCGGGTCAGCCGGCGCAGCCCCGGGCCTTCTGCGCCCATCACCAGGGCCAGACGTTCGGGCAGGCCGGCGGCGCGGACATCCTGCGTCGCATGGCCGTCGAGGCCCACGCACCACCAGCCCAGCCGCTTCAGCTCGTCGAGCGCACGGGCAAGGTTGCCGATCTGGACCAGCGGCACGAGTTCGAGCGTGCCCGAGGCGGCCTTGGCGAGCACGGCGCTTTCGGGCGCCGCCCGCCGTTCGGTGGTGATCACCGCCGCCGCCCCGAAGGCGGCGGCAGCCCGCAGGATCGCGCCCACATTATGCGGGTCGGTCACCTGGTCCAGCACCACGATCAGCGCCGGACCCTCGGGCACGGCGGCGAGCGTCGCCTCGAGATCGCGCTCGGGCAGGGGGGCGAGCTGCAAAGCCAGGCCCTGATGGACGGCATCCTCGCCGAAGCGCCGGTCGATCTCGGCCCGGGGCACGGTTTCGATCTGCAGGTTGCGCCGGCGGGCAAGCTCCGAGAGTTTCGGGTCGCTTGCGGCTTCGGACCGCTCGGCGACCAGGAGCCGGTGCAGGCTGCGCGCCGGATTGGCCAGCGCCGCCTCGACCGGGTGGCGGCCGTAGAACCACAGCCCGCCGCCGGTCTCGCGGCCGCCCTGATCGCGGCGTGGCCGCATGCCCGGCTCACCTCTTGCCAGGCCACGGCCGGTCCGTGTCTGATCACGATGTGCTGACTCACGATTTGACGGTCGGCGGCGATCTTGGTTTGACATCGGTCCTCGGTTTCGTTACGAACGCGCTACACCGCGTTCGACGCGGCCGGTTCCGGCCTCTTCATGGGGCAGGGAACAAGGCTTCGTCAAGCGGACCCGTACTCCGGTACCGGTTCGCGATCGTGGGACAAGGTCTTCGGATGCGTGCTCTGCAACATTCTCGTTGACTTCTTCCCGCGAATTTCCATAGTGCCGTCGCCAAGGCGCGGTGCAGGAAGCACCCATGGAGGGGTGGCCGAGCGGTCAATGGCAGCAGACTGTAAATCTGCCGGGTTTTCCCTACGTTGGTTCAAATCCAACCCCCTCCACCACTTTCCCTGCAGCGCAGCCT
The DNA window shown above is from Tistrella mobilis and carries:
- a CDS encoding HAMP domain-containing sensor histidine kinase, producing the protein MTADAAGLFRHLRRTSAARIVAMYLAVFVASTGIVLGAVTWAALTLIDQQIDQTLDAEVRGLAEQYRIEGLGRLIEVVRARSGAPRGRPGPNPGATPGMGLGGIYLLAAPDGVPIEGTLDAWPRAAEVTADGAIDAELADGRTARVRVYQLAGGFRLLVGRDLAERARFRELVTEASAWSMGLVLLLGLYGGWILARRSLARVDAMAQAARRIMAGDMEKRLPVAGSGDEYDRLADAVNAMLDEIARLMTASRLASDAMAHDLRGPLARARVSAEEAAAAVARGEGAAARAGLDEAVAEIDRVIQTFEALTTIARAESGAGRTAWAPVDISALVAELAEIYELPFEDEGRPVTSLLTPDITRPGDRALLQRAVANLLENSLKHGAGPVAIRLAAEANGDWIVIRVEDRGAGVPAAERARVVERYARLDPARSRPGSGLGLALADAVARLHGGRLVLSDTAPGEPMPGLAVELRLPREGAAPRALDHTPEAPLSAPPRPGPSA
- the rlmB gene encoding 23S rRNA (guanosine(2251)-2'-O)-methyltransferase RlmB, which gives rise to MRPRRDQGGRETGGGLWFYGRHPVEAALANPARSLHRLLVAERSEAASDPKLSELARRRNLQIETVPRAEIDRRFGEDAVHQGLALQLAPLPERDLEATLAAVPEGPALIVVLDQVTDPHNVGAILRAAAAFGAAAVITTERRAAPESAVLAKAASGTLELVPLVQIGNLARALDELKRLGWWCVGLDGHATQDVRAAGLPERLALVMGAEGPGLRRLTRETCDLLLRLPISDQVESLNVATATAVALYALGPGRGGAERGASGV